A part of Manduca sexta isolate Smith_Timp_Sample1 chromosome 10, JHU_Msex_v1.0, whole genome shotgun sequence genomic DNA contains:
- the LOC115444359 gene encoding brefeldin A-inhibited guanine nucleotide-exchange protein 3 isoform X2, which translates to MEELLQDIFKEATGPKLTTLRKTCQDALEILCIQESNARRPSYELRRACLLPLQIALETKRPRLVSFALQGFHKILRDDRFHRGIEPEDDSLWMPSQLLCATTSVMYQLPDTQVQIFRMYLSLALSPRRTLNGRLCVWACGRCAEAAAAAHHVAAAARAAAAQALRAYCAQLDEECQELLSEGSPLGRNHIVAVGCYSEVIPVIQYLCSRLSETQQIPKQNPLALFFLDCLLTLMSSLSERVSDNSHFTTFLWQKFCPSLISFLGTPRVDKNIKSREHEGHSVDDSGRGSGALNSAPSFNNKQAKAIYSIANQLVRLVGGLPGLRPVLEALYHRMLLYPAAAHRLDALRSARELLQARRLARLVLLLDARLDARLERHERSDDMAILRLIMDGIEECGRSGNPDIVAAAVECVVSLLDALEKLCSGTEEYLSPEVVSLILQHWPKLQDADYTGPLTYQTLARLPSPYRDVVAVLQSNEPKEHDSSDTSGPENISSGSDGEADSDADNVFLPTRASNPTCNDTNKITLNDKTKAVPRTLNLGRCTITECNVDLERHNARQFVKTLQNTLLPKLLNLRTCIEVDEAMQEFASKCCQHNAAQPPATSCIMNADGVYLATYEALLLTLKQRRTNYYSDPTKVQVSMTEDEFVEEVQGSGVLVYLSATWLRELYQQILANDLLKDAPLSDHPLIHLLSDLGGLDQSPVMSDWQKLKEVSMLYNNTNDSPQQQASLRWARRILTCIWDSMVTVLSVPLTGYRNKKQKLHGIISKKINTFGKRKRIAWEGLTIQCLEGLHKAARVSNTLSLQNRCSSILALLANSAISQPPNGKILSTHALSLDILITGGLELGSKAHECWEHIFAACQYVSSFEHALFGHQGNNATPIVTMQTGRNKTVSILQADAKLGLDGRDDETCVDVFNFLQPVLENHLNNDMSVAKIVETCRQEGGNVISGSGAARVCCALSAAADTLFTRLAATTTLPTLRAALQRLVAHQHRLLFSSWEQDIANNNATWWRRGSNNRGAGGGGEAVRALCRGGDVALRCLRAARPLAHRMAIWTVVGPHFMQAACHKDIQISSLAIQCLHDCATALLNQQVELPHFHFNEALLKPFENLLCLELCDDDIQEQIISCICEFVETNRMEIRSGWRPLFNTLRAANNANQYSAILEIFKVFLSTDNTLVFANAALDCILCLLSHIKGLHYEEVQATEVKPKKTTTPTQSKPNLSLKFSKNSKFIPLSEEKSEKVIVDMCREALYHLESCADILTMMYNMPKCPIFNTGNRIKGDLPLSVVDPIIPSTSLDITKYVTNEHCEEELISYKKLSTSLPPSNTTNNCLLKLDKPSNILKVWYVLIEGLISATVVCSKKNQPAAMETLFKLLRNIVDVPGTHFGLHCINHILLPTVQNWLRQIANVNTHWDSVMPNFKQCCGLTTDTIVVYLHHLQQINVERSTTTDKGEVIEIEPFESTEATFALKQIMLILVECIAQPQEPIARLGASCIRHIILTSGHLLTDNQWEVVCTSLHRACNVSLTPLKQLTYAFKENSNSFYGDLAIVKVAARRDCSVNDNVRLHAMAQQVFLTEQLKGESHAKATSKNSSQNLMLIDDRSYIFLIYLQESINSLNPELYTVRIPHRGLVVGLLAHQILIQIIATVLIQASSDVFHGINSILLESLKTGANICNYKFFLSCDNVDLLLKSLELSFRRAMQFDTRPGLKFLVQKVSNLDHAANLYKQTTSSWLIKIIALTEIFFSGVHRFKLKATDISIILHNYTTSLNLTLEYDQFVTKIFDLKNTWELLCNSYVKHLINVSDFDDPDTIKDRMSCSSIDSDSSSNQYERYYAQNTAAMSGENNADCKDNENKKDEENIDKPNRKPFTFADFKANSQTTVKVDVHAENDSPANNVGSGDEASASSDNEVTKEIKDRTESPVIKTINVIEHPESPIKEQKLSTSDSIEKRIDGRKVNITICDGGLQEKPKNIEPLIPPQPVPPEIEQQRAVSISKDTEVQRNCFQNILTAYLELVLTFSLDRFQLIHPVLQGGFVQLAKTVTDPQLLDRINIFFDKKDLSEFNYK; encoded by the exons ATGGAGGAGCTCCTGCAAGACATCTTCAAGGAAGCTACTGGACCTAAACTGACGACCTTGAGGAAGACTTGTCAAGATGCATTGG AAATACTCTGCATACAAGAAAGCAATGCTCGTCGGCCTTCATACGAGTTGCGGCGCGCGTGTCTCTTGCCGCTGCAAATCGCGCTAGAGACGAAGAGGCCACGGCTCGTCAGTTTTGCTCTTCAAGGATTTCAT AAAATCCTCCGCGACGACAGATTCCACAGGGGCATCGAGCCAGAAGACGACTCGTTATGGATGCCCTCGCAGTTGCTGTGCGCGACCACTTCGGTCATGTACCAACTACCAGACACTCAG GTGCAAATATTCCGCATGTATCTCTCCCTGGCTCTGTCGCCTCGTCGCACACTAAACGGGCGGCTGTGTGTGTGGGCGTGCGGGCGGTGTGCGGAGGCGGCGGCCGCGGCGCACCACGTGGCCGCTGCCGCCCGGGCCGCTGCGGCACAGGCCTTGAGGGCTTACTGTGCACAGCTGG ATGAAGAATGTCAAGAACTGTTGTCAGAAGGCTCTCCCCTGGGCAGGAACCACATAGTAGCGGTGGGTTGTTACAGCGAAGTGATTCCAGTCATACAGTACTTATGCAGCAGACTGTCCGAGACTCAACA AATCCCTAAACAAAACCCGCTAGCTCTTTTCTTCCTGGATTGCTTATTGACTTTGATGTCAAGTTTATCTGAACGAGTAAGCGACAATTCACACTTCACAACGTTCCTGTGGCAGAAGTTTTGTCCTTCGCTCATATCTTTCTTAGGAACTCCTCGAGTGgacaaaaacattaaatcaaG AGAGCACGAAGGCCATTCAGTGGATGATTCAGGAAGAGGCTCTGGCGCCCTGAATTCAGCTCCAAGTTTCAACAATAAACAAGCTAAAGCTATTTACAG CATAGCGAACCAGCTGGTCCGCCTGGTGGGCGGGCTGCCGGGGCTGCGGCCGGTGCTGGAGGCGCTGTACCACCGCATGCTGCTGTACCCGGCGGCGGCGCACCGCCTGGACGCGCTGCGCAGCGCGCGCGAGCTGCTGCAGGCGCGGCGCCTCGCGCGGCTCGTGTTGCTGCTCGACGCGCGGCTCGACGCGAGGCTCGAGCGCCACGAGCGCAGTGACGACATGGCTATACTACGCCT AATAATGGACGGGATAGAAGAATGTGGGCGCAGCGGTAATCCAGACATCGTAGCAGCCGCCGTAGAATGCGTAGTGTCTCTACTGGATGCTCTAGAGAAACTATGCTCTGGAACTGAGGAGTATCTATCACCAGAAGTCGTTTCACTCATACTGCAGCATTGGCCGAAGTTACAGGACGCGGATTACACAGGACCACTGACGTACCAGACTTTAGCTAGACTGCCTAGTCCTTacag AGATGTCGTTGCTGTACTTCAAAGTAATGAACCAAAGGAACACGATTCTTCAG ACACATCGGGACCAGAAAACATAAGTTCCGGCAGCGATGGTGAAGCAGATTCGGATGCTGATAATGTCTTCCTACCGACCAGAGCCAGCAACCCGACTTGTAATGATACTAACAAGATAACACTCAATGACAAAACCAAAGCTGTGCCGAGGACGTTGAATCTTGGCAG ATGTACCATAACAGAGTGCAATGTCGACCTAGAGAGACATAACGCGAGGCAGTTTGTGAAAACCTTACAAAACACATTGCTACCAAAACTGCTGAACCTCAGGACTTGTATAGAG GTAGACGAAGCGATGCAAGAGTTCGCGTCCAAGTGTTGCCAACACAACGCGGCGCAGCCTCCCGCCACCTCGTGCATCATGAACGCTGATGGCGTCTACCTCGCCACTTACGAAGCCTTGTTGTTGACTTTGAAGCAAAGGAGGACTAATTACTATAGTGATCCTACG AAAGTTCAAGTATCAATGACAGAAGACGAGTTCGTGGAGGAGGTCCAAGGTAGTGGAGTGCTGGTGTACTTGTCAGCGACGTGGCTCCGAGAGCTGTACCAACAGATATTAGCGAACGACTTGTTGAAGGATGCTCCACTATCTGATCATCCGCTAATCCACTTGTTGTCAG ATCTGGGTGGGTTAGACCAAAGCCCCGTGATGTCTGACTGGCAAAAACTGAAGGAAGTTTCAATGTTGTACAACAACACGAATGATTCGCCACAACAACAGGCGAGTTTACGATGGGCAAGGAG aattcTTACGTGCATATGGGATTCGATGGTAACAGTATTGAGCGTGCCACTAACAGGCTACAGGAACAAGAAGCAGAAGTTGCACGGCATCATATCGAAGAAGATCAATACGTTCGGTAAAAGGAAACGAATTGCGTGGGAGGGTCTCACGATACAGTGCTTGGAGGGACTGCACAAG GCAGCAAGAGTGAGCAACACTTTAAGTTTGCAAAACCGATGCAGCAGTATTCTGGCTTTATTAGCAAACTCAGCTATATCGCAACCACCCAATGGCAAAATATTATCAACGCATGCTCTCTCGCTGGATATACTGATTACAG GTGGTCTAGAGCTTGGTTCCAAAGCTCACGAATGCTGGGAGCACATATTCGCAGCGTGTCAGTACGTGTCGAGTTTCGAACATGCTCTGTTTGGACACCAGGGTAACAATGCTACACCGATAGTCACCATGCAGACTGGCAGGAACAAGACAGTGTCGATACTGCAGGCTGATGCGAAATTAGGACTGGATGGCAGGGATGATGAGACTTG CGTAGATGTTTTCAACTTTTTACAACCAGTACTTGAAAATCATCTGAATAATGACATGTCAGTCGCTAAAATTGTCGAAACATGTCGTCAAGAG GGTGGTAACGTGATATCAGGTTCGGGCGCGGCCCGAGTGTGCTGCGCCTTGTCCGCCGCCGCCGACACACTGTTCACACGACTCGCCGCCACCACCACACTACCCACTTTACGAGCTGCTCTACAGAGGCTGGTGGCGCATCAGCATAGACTG CTATTCTCATCATGGGAGCAAGACATAGCGAACAACAACGCGACGTGGTGGCGTCGCGGAAGTAATAACCGCGGGGCGGGGGGAGGGGGCGAGGCAGTCAGGGCCCTCTGTCGGGGAGGGGACGTGGCACTCCGCTGTCTAAGGGCTGCGAGACCCTTGGCGCACCGCATGGCGATATGGACCGTTGTAGGACCGCACTTTATGCAG GCAGCCTGTCACAAGGACATACAAATTTCAAGCCTAGCGATACAATGTCTCCACGATTGTGCCACAGCACTTCTGAACCAGCAAGTGGAATTACCGCATTTCCACTTCAACGAAGCACTGTTGAAACCCTTCGAAAACCTTCTTTGTCTAGAGCTTTGTGATGATGACATtcag GAACAAATTATTTCTTGCATCTGTGAATTCGTTGAAACAAACAGAATGGAAATCAGGTCGGGATGGAGGCCATTGTTTAACACTCTACGTGCTGCTAACAACGCTAATCAATACTCTGCTATTCTAGAAATTTTCAAAGTGTTTCTCAGCACCGATAATACTTTGGTCTTCGCTAATGCAGCACTCGATTGCATTTTATGTCTCCTGAGTCATATTAAAGGTTTACATTACGAAGAAGTACAAGCTACTGAAGTCAAACCGAAAAAAACAACTACTCCAACGCAATCGAAACCGAATCTCAGTTTGAAATTCTCAAAGAATAGCAAATTTATTCCACTAAGCGAGGAGAAATCGGAGAAGGTCATAGTTGATATGTGTAGAGAGGCATTGTATCACTTGGAGAGTTGTGCAGATATTTTAACTATGATGTACAATATGCCTAAATGCCCCATATTCAACACAGGAAACAGAATTAAAGGAGATCTACCACTATCTGTCGTTGATCCTATAATACCCAGCACGTCTTTAGATATTACTAAATATGTGACCAATGAGCATTGCGAAGAAGAATTAATTTCTTACAAAAAACTTTCCACAAGTCTACCGCCATCTAATACAACGAACAATTGTCTGTTGAAATTAGACAAACCAAGTAACATACTGAAAGTCTGGTACGTTTTGATCGAGGGACTGATTTCCGCCACAGTAGTATGTTCCAAGAAAAATCAACCAGCGGCAATGGAAACTCTGTTTAAGTTACTAAGGAATATAGTAGACGTGCCTGGAACTCATTTTGGCCTTCACtgtataaatcatattttattgcctACAGTACAAAATTGGCTGAGGCAGATAGCTAACGTGAACACGCACTGGGATAGTGTGATGCCAAATTTCAAACAATGTTGCGGCTTAACTACAGACACCATTGTGGTGTATTTGCAccatttacaacaaataaacgTTGAAAGATCCACTACAACTGACAAAGGAGAAGTAATAGAGATTGAACCATTTGAAAGCACTGAAGCGACATTTGCATTGAAGCAAATTATGCTGATTTTAGTGGAATGTATTGCGCAACCGCAAGAACCTATTGCCAGACTGGGAGCATCGTGTATACGACATATAATATTGACGTCGGGGCATTTATTAACCGACAATCAGTGGGAAGTCGTTTGCACTAGTCTGCATAGAGCGTGCAATGTCAGCTTGACGCCACTGAAACAGTTGACGTATGCTTTTAAAGAAAATTCCAACAGCTTCTATGGCGATTTAGCTATCGTTAAAGTAGCAGCGCGCCGTGATTGCTCAGTGAATGACAACGTGAGACTTCACGCGATGGCTCAACAAGTATTTCTAACTGAACAACTAAAAGGAGAGAGTCACGCGAAAGCAACATCTAAAAATTCTTCACAAAACTTAATGCTCATTGATGACAGAAGCTACATCTTCCTCATCTATTTACAAGAGTCTATCAATTCTCTGAATCCAGAGTTGTATACTGTCAGGATTCCCCACAGAGGGTTAGTTGTAGGATTACTTGCACACCAAATATTAATTCAGATAATCGCAACCGTTCTAATTCAAGCATCATCGGATGTATTTCACGGAATCAACAGTATTCTATTGGAGAGTTTAAAAACTGGtgcaaatatttgcaattaCAAATTCTTCTTGAGCTGTGATAATGTTGACTTATTATTGAAAAGTTTAGAATTGTCTTTTAGAAGGGCAATGCAATTTGATACGAGACCAGGACTAAAGTTTTTGGTACAAAAAGTATCAAATTTGGACCACGCTGCAAATTTGTACAAACAAACAACATCGTCCTGGCTAATCAAAATTATCGCTCTGACGGAAATATTCTTCAGCGGTGTCCATAGATTTAAATTGAAGGCAACAGacatatcaataattttacacaattatacTACATCATTAAATTTGACTCTTGAGTACGACCAATTTGTGACCAAAATATTCGACTTAAAAAATACTTGGGAACTACTGTGCAACAGTTACGTGAAACATTTAATTAACGTGTCTGATTTTGACGACCCAGACACAATTAAAGACCGAATGTCGTGCAGTTCTATAGACAGCGACTCGTCTTCTAATCAATATGAAAGATATTATGCTCAAAATACAGCTGCTATGTCTGGAGAAAATAATGCTGATTGTAaagataatgaaaataaaaaagatgaagAAAACATAGATAAGCCAAATAGAAAACCATTTACTTTCGCAGACTTTAAAGCAAACAGTCAAACAACAGTAAAGGTTGATGTACATGCTGAAAATGACAGTCCAGCCAATAACGTTGGCTCTGGTGACGAGGCTAGCGCATCTTCAGATAATGAAGTTACTAAAGAGATAAAGGACAGAACTGAAAGCCCAGTAATCAAAACTATTAATGTTATTGAGCACCCTGAGAGTCCTATTAAGGAACAGAAGTTGAGTACATCAGACTCCATAGAAAAACGAATAGATGGACGAAAGGTGAACATTACAATATGTGATGGAGGTCTACAAGAGAAACCTAAAAACATTGAACCTTTGATTCCACCACAGCCTGTACCGCCGGAAATAGAGCAGCAAAGAGCAGTCAGCATAAGTAAA GACACTGAAGTACAACGGAACTGCTTCCAAAACATACTAACTGCATATCTGGAACTAGTGTTGACATTTTCCCTCGATCGCTTCCAACTGATCCACCCGGTGCTTCAGGGTGGTTTCGTGCAACTCGCCAAAACAGTCACCGACCCTCAACTGCTTGATagaatcaatatatttttcgaCAAAAAAGACTTAtcagaatttaattataagtga